Part of the Chitinivibrionales bacterium genome, TTTCCAAAGCGGCGAACAGGAAAATAACGGCCGTTCCCATCGTGAGCAGGAACCTGAGCCCGGGCCAGCCCATCCAGCACGCCCAGATGAGGAACAACGGGCTGGTTGTATACAAACCCGCGATATCGCCGGCGGCGCGAGAAAACCCCGAGGCCGTCAACGCACGGCTGCAGAGAACGTCGGCGCGGGCGACCCCGCCGGCGCAGGATTTCGCAAAACGTCAGCAGGACGCGATCGCGCAAACGGTGCAGCGGCAGAGTGCGGCGGCCCAGAATGCGATTAAGGAAAAAGCCGATCTCGAAAAGGCCGCGCAGGCCGAAGCCGATGCTAAGAAGCGCGCGGCGTTGCAGGCCGAGGCCGATGTCCGGACGATGAGGGCACAGCAGGCCCAGGCGCATGTCGCGCAAATCAAGGCTTGGACCCCGCCCAAGGCGCCTCCGGCAATGCCGCAATCAAAAGTGGTGCAGCAGCCGGCGCCCGAAAAGCAAGAGCAGGTCCGGACCCTGGTACAGGCCCAGGTGCAGCAAGAGGCGCGGGAAGAACAGCAGCGGCAAAAGACAATGGAAGAAATGGTCAGGGCGCCCCGCGTTGAGCAGCCTCGCGCCGCGCCCCCGCCGAAGGTCGAACAAAAAAACAACAATGTCCAAAACAACAATGCACCCCGCGGAAGAGAGCCGGAGAAAAGATGAGGTAGGCGCCCCCCGGTGGAGGCCGCGTTGTTCCCCGGCGTTCACGTCCGGGCAAAATGTCAAGTTCGCGGTTGCTGAGAAATCCGGGATTTTACTCGGAAATATCAAAAAAAAGGGATCTTTGCGTTCGAGCAAAGATCCCTTTTTGCGTGGCGGAGAGGCTGGGATTCCTCGCCATGATCCGTAACTTATTGATTTCACCTAAAGTCTTCTGCCGACCGCTTCAAAACTGCACCAAACGCACCAGGAAAAGATAAAAAATTTTGAAAAAGAACGAGTAGAAAAATATCTTGTCGCACACTAGATATGAAAAACAAATTTTCAGTTTTCATTCCAAAATATTTCTCCTAGCCCGCCGTTTTGTTCTTGCCTTGTAAACCCGCATAATATGTTTTTTTTCCATCGGATTCCCGATTTAAGCCTCGCGGCGCGAGATCAAGATCTCATTTAAAGGCGTTTTTAGCGTGAAGCATCTTGCGGCGTTGGCGGTGCTTTCATTGACGCTGCGATACAAATGCGAGTTCGCTTTTTGGGACAACAAAAATCACAAAGTCACCCGCGTATGTCAAATTGGATCGTTATCGATTACCAGCTTGTCCGCGCTTTGCTGGGCCAAACGCCGTTTGACAAATAACGAAAAGATTTAGCCATGTCGAATGTCACCAAAAAAGACCTTGTCCAAACCGTTTCAGACAAAACGGGCCTTACCCAGGTTGATACCGGGATAATTCTTGAAAGCTTTCTTGAGGCGGTTTCTTCGTCGCTGAAACAAGGCAGGAACATCGAAATCCGCGGCTTCGGGAGGTTCAAGATCAAAAAAACGAAGGCCAGGGAGGCAAGGAACCCCATGACAGGTGAAGCGGTGCATATCAATGCGGGGATCAAGCCTGTTTTCAAGGCATCGAGGGAGCTGACTGCACGTCTCCGTACGGCCCACGCCAAAGTGGAGCTTATGTCCCAGTTTGACCATCCGTGACCTCTTTCCATATTATATAAGGTATACTGCCACTACCGCCTGGAAGTCCACATCGTACCCCCTGAGGCATCGAAAGAATAGGCAAATATTTGACTCCCGGTGGAGAAGTCGAATTCAAACTTGTTCGCCGTAAAATCGAAGGCAATCCGATTTGTGAAAGAACTTTGGGGTAAAGGCGAGTTCCACGGTCATTCCGCAAAGGGACGTTGTAATTAGAAATAAAAGGGTGAACCTCCTCATGTTTGAAAAATATTAGACGGCACGAATTGGACCATGGAATATCTTCCGGGTCTTGTTACTGGAGTACTGGAGGGATTATCTTGGTAACTATTCCCATCGCGTTTATGGCGAATATGGCACTTCCGCCCACCGATATGGTTATCATTATTATTTTAGGAAGGCGGCATAACGGATGGTATTTTTCCATAGGTCGTCTTAAAACATTGAGCCATTAGGGCTGAGCGCGTGGGGACATTTTCTCTGTCAAATTGTCTTGAAGTCGAGCAACCGATCATCACATTAACCGACCACTAGTGATGTTGCATTCCGGGATAGAAACCTCTCGACGAGCTCAGGCATCCTCTAACTTGTTTCATCAAGTCGGCATTACGCGCCGATCGAAACGGAAAGGAATCTTTCATGGCTCACCAGTATTATGAAAGTGCGGATTTGGCCGATTTCCCCAACATCGAGGAATTTGCGCGCGACCAGGGAAAGGCCTTTTTCGACTACTATGGCTGCTCCACCACAGCGGGAAAGCTCACAGAGCGCGAAAAGTCTTTAATAGCCCTTGCCGTTGCCCATACTGAGCACTGCCCATATTGTATCGACACCTACACCACAAAGTGCCTTTCTCTCGGTCTTACCAGCGACGAGATGATGGAGGCGGTGCACGTGGGCGCATCGATGGTCGCGGGCGCCGTATTGGCACATGCCACCCAGATGAGAAAAATCATTCGGAAAAATGAGATGTAGCGCGGTCTGCGATGGAACCACAAACTACCCCTTTTGAAAAGAAATTGCGGGCAACATCGCTGTTCCCGCTTTTGAGCCAGGACATTATTACCTTGCAGATCAATGTGGGGAGGCGTTGCAATCTCCAGTGTAAACATTGCCACGTTGAGGCAGGGCCGGGCCGGACCGAGGTGATGTCGCGCGCAACGCTCGAAAAATGTCTCGCCATCGCGGCAGGGCCGTCCATAGCCACCATCGATATTACCGGCGGGGCGCCGGAAATGAACCCGCACGTTGAGTGGTTCATTGATGCCGCGGCCAAACTCGGGAAGCGGCTGATTGTGCGCTCCAACCTGATTATCCTTCTCGAAAAGGAATACGAATGTTTTCTGGATGTTTACGTACGCAACAAGGTGGAACTGGCTGCGTCACTGCCGCATTGGAAGGCGGAGAAATGCGACCGCCAGCGCGGAACGGGCGCGTTCGACAAAGTTGTTGGAGTCATTCGGATGCTCAACGGCCGTGGATACGGTCGTGAGGGCAGTGGTCTGGTTTTGGACCTGGTGCACAATCCGATTGGATCGTTTCTGCCCGGGCCGCAGTCCGCACTCGAACAGGAATACAAAGCCGAGCTGGGGACCGTTCATGGCATCAGCTTTAATAAACTCTTTTGCCTTACCAACAGCCCGGTGGGCAGGTTCAAGGAGTATCTTTCCGCCAAGGGCTGCTATGAGGAATACATGGCGACGCTCGATCGGGCATTTAATCTGGGCGCCGCGGAGAATGTGATGTGCCGCACCACGCTGTCTATCGGGTGGGACGGTGCAATTTACGATTGCGACTTCAACCAGATGCTCGGCCTCAAGGTAGACCATGCTGCGCCGAACCATATCGAGAAATTCGACCTGCGCGCCTTGCGGCAACGGCGAATCACTCTGGATGATCATTGCTATGCGTGCACTGCGGGGCAAGGTTCCTCATGCCAGGGCGCTGTGGGGAAGCCAGCTGTTGTGCGCTCCTGACTTATCCCTATGACTCCCGCATTCTTCATCGCATTTTACGGGCTTGTATTTGCTGGTATGATTGGCTTGTGGCGTTTATGGCCCAAGCGCGGACCGTTGTGGGCCGTCTTTCTCCTTGCCGTTGCTTTTCGTGCCGCGCTCCTGCCGTTTCCGGCCAATAGCGATGTGAACCGGTACATATGGGAAGGGAAAGTCCAGAACGCCGGATACAACCCCTATGCGCTTGCGCCGGACTCGCCCCGTCTAGCGGCGCTTCGCGATTTTACGTGGAAAGGAGTCAACCATAAGTCTGTGCCCGCCGGGTATGGTCCCGTTGCCGAACTCCTGTTCCGGTTGTGCGCTGCAAGAACAACGTCGCCGTTCTTTTTCAAGATCATCTTTACCTTGTTTGATCTCGGCGTCATGCTTTTTCTGGCCCTGCTCATGCGCACTTGGTCAATGGAGCCAGGGCATCTTCTCCTCTATGCGCTTAATCCGCTCGTGTTGTATGCAATAGCGGGAGAGGGGCATCTTGAAAGCGTCATGCTCTTCTGGATCGCAGGCTCTTTTTACTTTTTTCGTAAACAAAACCATATCCTCACGTTTCTTTTCTTCGGCCTGGCGTGTGCCACAAAGCTCACGCCGGTTTTTCTGTTTCCGTTTTTGCTCAGGCGAAACAACGTCGCTTGGTCGATTCTTGCGCTCGCGCCTATTGGCCTTTACGGATTGTATCTGGCGCCCGGTCTATCATTTCTTTCAGTACCGCTGCAATTTGCCACCATGTTTCATTTTAACGGTTTTGCGGCAACGATTCTCTCGTGGTTCATGCCCTTTTCACTGGTCCCTGTGTTTTGCCTCGCGCTGTTGATCGTTGTGATGCTGTATCTGTTCTTCTTTACGCCGGATCGTTTACGCGCTGCATTTTACGCGGCCGGCGCATTTTTTCTGGTCTCAACCACCGCGCATCCATGGTACCTGTTGCTCGCCACGATACTATTGCCGTTCTACCAGTCGCGGCCTTGGATTCTGTTGCACCTTACCGTCGGGTTTGCGGCACTTGTCAACATTGGCTACGTGGAAACGGGTGTGTGGAAAGAATCGTCCCTGTTATGGGCCGCCGAATATATTCCGTTTGCCCTGCTTTCGCTGTGGGGCTTTTTCCGTGGCGCATCGTTTGCGCCGGCACAATACCCGCCGCCCTCGTTTCTCTCAATAGTCATTCCAACCCTCAACGAGCGGGAAAACATCGTTGCGTGCATCAACGCCATTGTGCCGTGCGAGGCGCTTTGCCACGAGGTCATCGTGGCGGACGGCGGGTCGGCCGACGGGACCCGCGATGTCCTCAGGAACCTTCCGGCCGTGCGGGTCGTGACATCGGCGCAGGGTCGCGGCATTCAAATCCGGCAGGGCATTGCTGCGGCACGAGGAGACGTCATTCTTGTATTGCACGCAGACAGCAGGCCGGACAAAACCCTGATTTCCCGGCTCGCCACCGTTCTTGGAAAAAACCCGCATGTTTCCGGCGGTGCGTTTCGCGCCCGGTACCAAAGTGCCCGGAGTCGGTATACGCTCACATCGCTGCTCAATAACGGCCGGACAATGCTTACCGGCATTTCTTTTGGCGACCAGGCACAGTTCTTCCGTACGGCGGCGATTGGAGACCGGTTCCCGGCGTATAAAATCATGGAGGATGTAGAGCTTTCCTTTCTCATGAAGGAACGCGGTTCGGTGGCGTTCCTTCCCTGCAGCATAGGCAATTCGGTGCGAAAGTGGGAGCGCGACGGCTATGTGCGAAATTTCGTTATAGTTTTATGGCTCAATTTGAAATATGTACTGCAACGAAGGTTCGGGCTCGTTTCTTCAGATTGCGAAGACTATTATGTTCGCTATTATCAAGGAAAGCAAGGTTTGCAATGGCAGGCTCAATTGCCTTACGCCGCACAGTGATAGTATTTGCAAAAGTGCCCCAAAAGGGCGCTGTCAAAACGCGGATCGCCGCGACGCACGGCGACGATTGCGCGCTGGCAATTTACATTGCCATGCTGCAATGCACCGCCCAAACGCTCGTGCGATTTCACCATCACGTGGCATACACGGGCGCGCAGGCCCCCCGCGAACTTGCCAGGTATTTTCCCAGGGCAACGTCGTTTTTCCGGCAGCAGGGGAGAACATTGGGAGAGCGCCAGAAGAACGCGTTTCTGCACTGCGCCGGGCTTGGATACGACAGGTTCTGTCTCATCGGATGCGATTGCCCCGGCCGCACCGGCGGGGACATCGCGGCTGCGTTCGCCGCACTTGACAATGGATACGACGCTGTAATCGGGCCGGCCGCCGACGGCGGTTACCATCTAATCGCCGGATCGGCCGAATGCACCGGTCTTTTCGACGTGCAGGGCTGGAGTACACCCCGTCTCCTTTCCAAAACGCTTGAAGCGGCAAAGCAGCTTGGGATTTGTTGTAGGTTGCTGGAACCCAGAAGCGATATCGATACCTACGCCGATTTCCTCACATGGAGAGGCCCGGCGCGATGAAATTCCCATTTCTCTACTTTGGCTGGCTCCAGAAGGACAACCCCAGCGGCACGGTGGAGCGGCTGCCGGAGCTTACCGACCGGTTTGAAACGTCGGTGCCGGGCCTGTATTGCATTGGCGACCTTACCGGAGTCCCTCTTATCAAGCTTGCCGCGGAATCAGGTAGCCGCCTCATGAAGCAATTGTCTGCCGACGAGACGTTCGCGGCGGAGCGGAACCGGAAAGCCGGCGATGTCTACGACCTGATCATCATCGGCGCCGGACCTTCGGGGGTTTCGGCAAGTATCCGAGCTCTGGAGCTCGGTTACAAACACTTGATTGTCGAGTCGTCGCGAGCGTTCAACACCATCGGCAACTTTCCGGCGGGCAAACCCATCTACGTTACGCCGGCAGGCCCCGTGCAATCGCCGCTTACGTTTACGGACGGTTCCAAAGAAACGCTCATTGCGCAGTTGCGCGCGGGCATGGCCGTTAAGAACATCCCGCTTCACGAAGGCGAAATGGTCAAAAACATCACCGGGAGCTCGGGCCGCTTCTCCGTGGAAACGGCGGCAGCGACGTACAAGGCGCTCAGGGTGGTGATTGCAATCGGCAAGACCGGTGCCACCCGGTCGCTCGGCGTTCCCGGGGAACGTCTTCCAAAAGTGTTTTCACGCCTCATTGACCCGGGTCTGCATCATGGGCAGGATATTCTTGTTGTCGGCGGCGGCGACAGTGCGGTCGAGGCTGCGGTCGCGCTTGCAAAGAGCGGCAACCGCGTCACCCTTTCGTATCGCAAGGCATCCCTAGGTAGGCCCAAAGAGCGAACCCTGAGGAGCTTTAACGATCTGGCGCAGGCGGGCGTCGTAACGCCCCTGTTTGAATCCAAGGTCAAGGAAATACGCGAAACCGACGTGTTGCTTTCAACAAGGCGCGGCGATACCGCTATTCCCAACGCGGTTGTTTTTGTCTTGATAGGCTCCGCTCCACCCGTCGGGTTTTTCAAAAAAGCCGGAGTACGGCTGCAAGGCGAATTCGGATTCCCGGACAAAGTCGCGCTGGCCGCGTTTTTGTTTTTTGCAATGATGCTTTACTTTGGAAAAAAAGCTCCGGTAGCTGCCATATCGGGCCTTGGTGATTTCGTGCGATTGCCGCTGATGCTGGGCGGCTTTGCATGGCCGCAGCAAGTAGACGGCCTGGCAGCCTGGTTCGGATTTGTCTGCTTTGCAATCATCGGGCTCCTGCTCGCGGCATACTCCGCGAAGAAGATTAAGCAGAATGCTTTGAGCGTTTGGAATGGTTTCAAGTTCGGTTACTACCTCGCGATTTCGGTTTTTGTCTGTTACCTTTACATAGCGTATAAACTTCTGGCGCAGCGGCCGCTGCTTTTCGACATG contains:
- a CDS encoding glycosyltransferase, whose protein sequence is MIGLWRLWPKRGPLWAVFLLAVAFRAALLPFPANSDVNRYIWEGKVQNAGYNPYALAPDSPRLAALRDFTWKGVNHKSVPAGYGPVAELLFRLCAARTTSPFFFKIIFTLFDLGVMLFLALLMRTWSMEPGHLLLYALNPLVLYAIAGEGHLESVMLFWIAGSFYFFRKQNHILTFLFFGLACATKLTPVFLFPFLLRRNNVAWSILALAPIGLYGLYLAPGLSFLSVPLQFATMFHFNGFAATILSWFMPFSLVPVFCLALLIVVMLYLFFFTPDRLRAAFYAAGAFFLVSTTAHPWYLLLATILLPFYQSRPWILLHLTVGFAALVNIGYVETGVWKESSLLWAAEYIPFALLSLWGFFRGASFAPAQYPPPSFLSIVIPTLNERENIVACINAIVPCEALCHEVIVADGGSADGTRDVLRNLPAVRVVTSAQGRGIQIRQGIAAARGDVILVLHADSRPDKTLISRLATVLGKNPHVSGGAFRARYQSARSRYTLTSLLNNGRTMLTGISFGDQAQFFRTAAIGDRFPAYKIMEDVELSFLMKERGSVAFLPCSIGNSVRKWERDGYVRNFVIVLWLNLKYVLQRRFGLVSSDCEDYYVRYYQGKQGLQWQAQLPYAAQ
- a CDS encoding HU family DNA-binding protein; the encoded protein is MSNVTKKDLVQTVSDKTGLTQVDTGIILESFLEAVSSSLKQGRNIEIRGFGRFKIKKTKAREARNPMTGEAVHINAGIKPVFKASRELTARLRTAHAKVELMSQFDHP
- the arsS gene encoding arsenosugar biosynthesis radical SAM (seleno)protein ArsS (Some members of this family are selenoproteins.), with product MEPQTTPFEKKLRATSLFPLLSQDIITLQINVGRRCNLQCKHCHVEAGPGRTEVMSRATLEKCLAIAAGPSIATIDITGGAPEMNPHVEWFIDAAAKLGKRLIVRSNLIILLEKEYECFLDVYVRNKVELAASLPHWKAEKCDRQRGTGAFDKVVGVIRMLNGRGYGREGSGLVLDLVHNPIGSFLPGPQSALEQEYKAELGTVHGISFNKLFCLTNSPVGRFKEYLSAKGCYEEYMATLDRAFNLGAAENVMCRTTLSIGWDGAIYDCDFNQMLGLKVDHAAPNHIEKFDLRALRQRRITLDDHCYACTAGQGSSCQGAVGKPAVVRS
- a CDS encoding arsenosugar biosynthesis-associated peroxidase-like protein, which encodes MAHQYYESADLADFPNIEEFARDQGKAFFDYYGCSTTAGKLTEREKSLIALAVAHTEHCPYCIDTYTTKCLSLGLTSDEMMEAVHVGASMVAGAVLAHATQMRKIIRKNEM
- a CDS encoding NAD(P)-binding domain-containing protein is translated as MKFPFLYFGWLQKDNPSGTVERLPELTDRFETSVPGLYCIGDLTGVPLIKLAAESGSRLMKQLSADETFAAERNRKAGDVYDLIIIGAGPSGVSASIRALELGYKHLIVESSRAFNTIGNFPAGKPIYVTPAGPVQSPLTFTDGSKETLIAQLRAGMAVKNIPLHEGEMVKNITGSSGRFSVETAAATYKALRVVIAIGKTGATRSLGVPGERLPKVFSRLIDPGLHHGQDILVVGGGDSAVEAAVALAKSGNRVTLSYRKASLGRPKERTLRSFNDLAQAGVVTPLFESKVKEIRETDVLLSTRRGDTAIPNAVVFVLIGSAPPVGFFKKAGVRLQGEFGFPDKVALAAFLFFAMMLYFGKKAPVAAISGLGDFVRLPLMLGGFAWPQQVDGLAAWFGFVCFAIIGLLLAAYSAKKIKQNALSVWNGFKFGYYLAISVFVCYLYIAYKLLAQRPLLFDMGDWYTALYSLTIVIFGLRRMYVRSTGYITRQTLTLMAFQVLPLFVVPLFVLPYMGSHHLLPAWIMEAVFPNQSYWRAFGFILAWPLFIYNAATGTPTMFWLVLGILQTFVVVPFIVYKWGKGAYCGWVCPCGAMAESLGDEHRTHALHGPTAKKAENLGQAVLWLAVLVTIASLAAGTGSRGSNSVLEAYSLIVDIVLAGVIGLGAYFHFSGRVWCRFFCPLAALMHIYGRFSPYRIMANKKRCISCNICTKVCHMGIDVMNFANKGVPMNDVQCVRCSACIVNCPLQVLTFGSVGSADLENDRYRKARVPLSRGWQSGLLKKDIDMLLAEEETQSASANSNPP
- a CDS encoding TIGR04282 family arsenosugar biosynthesis glycosyltransferase, with protein sequence MAGSIALRRTVIVFAKVPQKGAVKTRIAATHGDDCALAIYIAMLQCTAQTLVRFHHHVAYTGAQAPRELARYFPRATSFFRQQGRTLGERQKNAFLHCAGLGYDRFCLIGCDCPGRTGGDIAAAFAALDNGYDAVIGPAADGGYHLIAGSAECTGLFDVQGWSTPRLLSKTLEAAKQLGICCRLLEPRSDIDTYADFLTWRGPAR